In Thalassoglobus sp. JC818, one DNA window encodes the following:
- a CDS encoding prepilin peptidase: protein MDHSVVLTKQQPQTHPETILRLTPIGECIAMLMGAQALFSTVLWLTQWWNPLSWFVAVSSAWYALRTVGWMRGKTLTIAISATLAVGLYFARFSPTLLDYPNWLRQGPFSLGVLAVVLTIICLLDCVEWLWDRGWILRKTITLLLENELLRKYWGWLLASIFIGYMILIPSVDALLEPFRIPGPTSQELVDMTFSESLRLKTTELFMVCWFFSLGATVGSFLNVIVYRTPRGESLIRKRSACPSCDQQIAGKDNIPVLAWILLRGKCRNCSAPISSRYPIVEAVTGGIFLLLYFAELISGGQNLPCRYPNVHAGIVWTLLYTQWDLVGYYLYHCLLLVSLLTWSLIRMDGQKLPLRAIATTFLLAIGPLSIWPELLLVSWSPVQPSHWEMSVPQALLTTFIGAAAGATIGSLVLLNLPRKTPSLGFEREFVAGAALIGTILGWQAVCNIIAITLLLRLFQLLISDSAWRWLQKWPLTGLLLVATTIHLVLWRIISEHFSLLWPAPDIHLTSMIFWAASSIGLIVMIRKSNPATTANDLQ, encoded by the coding sequence ATGGACCACTCCGTCGTCCTTACAAAACAACAACCCCAGACGCATCCCGAAACGATTCTCCGACTGACACCAATCGGCGAGTGCATCGCGATGTTGATGGGTGCGCAAGCTTTGTTCTCGACGGTGTTATGGCTGACGCAATGGTGGAATCCGTTGAGTTGGTTTGTTGCGGTCTCGTCTGCCTGGTATGCACTGCGCACAGTCGGCTGGATGCGAGGCAAAACGTTAACCATCGCAATCTCAGCGACGCTCGCAGTCGGACTTTACTTCGCACGCTTTAGCCCAACACTTCTGGACTACCCCAACTGGCTACGACAAGGGCCGTTTTCGCTCGGCGTGCTGGCAGTTGTACTCACCATCATTTGTCTGCTCGATTGCGTTGAGTGGCTTTGGGATCGCGGCTGGATACTCAGAAAAACGATCACGCTTCTGCTCGAAAACGAATTGCTTCGCAAGTATTGGGGCTGGCTACTCGCCTCAATTTTCATCGGCTACATGATTCTCATCCCGAGTGTGGATGCACTGTTGGAGCCATTTCGAATTCCTGGCCCAACGTCTCAAGAATTGGTCGACATGACCTTTTCAGAAAGCCTCCGACTGAAAACGACCGAGTTGTTCATGGTCTGCTGGTTCTTCTCGCTCGGAGCGACGGTCGGAAGCTTCCTCAACGTGATCGTCTACCGCACTCCTCGCGGAGAATCCCTGATCCGTAAGCGTTCAGCATGCCCCAGCTGCGATCAGCAAATCGCGGGAAAAGACAATATCCCCGTTCTCGCGTGGATTCTTCTCAGAGGAAAATGTCGCAACTGCTCTGCCCCAATTTCATCTCGCTATCCAATCGTCGAAGCGGTGACTGGCGGCATTTTCCTGTTGCTCTATTTTGCCGAATTGATCTCCGGCGGACAAAATCTGCCGTGTCGTTATCCGAACGTTCACGCTGGAATCGTGTGGACACTTCTGTACACGCAATGGGACCTCGTTGGCTATTACCTTTACCATTGCTTGCTGCTGGTCTCTCTTCTCACTTGGTCCCTCATTCGCATGGATGGCCAGAAGCTGCCACTCCGAGCCATCGCCACGACCTTCCTGCTCGCAATTGGACCGCTTTCCATATGGCCCGAACTCCTTCTTGTCTCCTGGTCACCAGTGCAGCCATCGCATTGGGAAATGTCTGTTCCTCAGGCACTCCTGACTACTTTCATCGGAGCTGCCGCTGGTGCGACGATTGGAAGTTTGGTCCTGTTAAACCTTCCCCGGAAAACGCCATCTCTCGGATTTGAACGCGAGTTCGTCGCTGGCGCCGCTTTGATCGGAACCATTCTGGGGTGGCAAGCAGTCTGCAACATCATCGCAATCACTTTGCTGCTTCGACTATTCCAACTTTTGATCTCAGACTCCGCATGGCGATGGTTACAAAAGTGGCCACTCACCGGACTGCTGCTCGTCGCGACCACAATCCACCTGGTTCTCTGGAGAATAATCTCGGAACATTTCTCCCTCCTCTGGCCCGCCCCCGACATTCACCTAACATCAATGATCTTCTGGGCAGCCTCCAGCATCGGACTCATCGTGATGATTCGGAAAAGCAATCCAGCGACGACTGCCAATGATCTGCAATAA
- a CDS encoding NAD(P)/FAD-dependent oxidoreductase, which yields MNQQDQHIFDVIVVGAGPAGIGVGVALKDAEVENFVIVDRHEVGASLKRWPAETRFITPSFPTNSIGMLDLNSIAIGVSPAYSLEVEHPTGSEYASHLKAVAEHFELQIETGIDVQRVAKVDDVFLLDTPQDTLRCKNVIWAAGEFQYPNLGSFPGAELCRHTSTIRSYEDLDGDNFVIIGGYESGIDAAYHIAELGKTVRVIDQNCPWKDESSDPSVALSTFTRERTREEFFESQVELIADTEIEAVTRKDHEYEILLGDQSTLKTCTRPLLATGFAGSQKLIIDLFEKREDGYPVLNEHDESTITPGLFLCGPMVRHDNHVFCFIYKFRQRFAVVAKQVAKSLGLSGEGLEEYRKWGMYLDDLSCCGEECVC from the coding sequence ATGAATCAGCAGGATCAGCATATTTTTGATGTCATTGTCGTCGGAGCTGGACCGGCCGGCATCGGAGTGGGCGTCGCACTCAAAGATGCGGAAGTCGAAAACTTTGTCATCGTCGATCGTCACGAAGTGGGAGCTTCATTAAAGCGATGGCCAGCAGAAACTCGCTTCATCACGCCATCGTTCCCAACGAACTCCATCGGCATGCTCGATTTGAATTCCATCGCGATCGGTGTCTCTCCCGCTTACAGCCTGGAAGTCGAACATCCGACCGGAAGCGAATACGCCTCTCACCTTAAGGCTGTTGCTGAGCACTTTGAACTTCAAATCGAAACCGGAATCGATGTTCAACGAGTGGCCAAGGTCGATGATGTTTTTCTTCTCGACACCCCTCAAGACACCCTTCGCTGCAAGAATGTGATCTGGGCAGCGGGAGAGTTCCAATACCCGAACCTGGGAAGTTTTCCGGGGGCCGAACTCTGTCGACACACATCGACAATTCGAAGCTACGAGGACCTCGACGGCGACAACTTCGTCATCATTGGCGGGTACGAGTCAGGAATCGATGCGGCATATCACATTGCGGAACTTGGAAAAACAGTTCGAGTCATCGATCAGAATTGCCCATGGAAAGATGAGTCCTCCGATCCCAGCGTGGCACTGTCGACCTTCACTCGAGAGCGGACCCGCGAGGAATTCTTTGAATCGCAAGTGGAACTGATTGCAGACACAGAAATTGAAGCTGTCACTCGAAAAGATCATGAATATGAAATCTTGCTGGGTGATCAAAGCACGTTGAAGACTTGCACTCGACCACTTCTGGCAACTGGATTCGCCGGAAGTCAGAAGCTGATCATCGATCTGTTTGAGAAACGCGAGGACGGCTACCCAGTTCTCAACGAACACGATGAATCAACGATCACGCCGGGCCTGTTCTTGTGTGGGCCGATGGTGCGGCACGACAACCATGTCTTTTGCTTCATCTACAAGTTTCGTCAACGGTTCGCAGTTGTGGCCAAACAAGTCGCGAAATCTCTCGGGCTCTCAGGTGAGGGTCTCGAGGAATACCGAAAGTGGGGAATGTATCTCGATGATCTGTCATGTTGTGGAGAGGAGTGTGTCTGTTGA
- a CDS encoding GTP-binding protein, which yields MPNRSNKLPVTILSGFLGAGKTTLMNHILRNREGRRVAVIVNDMSEINIDASLVRGGQAALSRTEEQLVEMTNGCICCTLREDLLIEVAKLARDDRFDYLLIESTGISEPLPVAETFTFEDENGISLGDVSELDTLVTVVDAKNFHKDLTSLDELRDRNLGLDETDDRDISMLLIDQIEFANVILLNKVDLVSEDERLRVEKFLQKLNPAAKIISTTNSNVPLSEVMHTQRFSSDWAEENDQWMSTPREAVESESEEYGISHFVYRSRRPFHPERLERELNKDIEAGFLRGVLRSKGFMWIASRNDWACEWSHAGLMIQLDPAGHWWAAASDEEWPTEPEFAAEIIALFQGDYGDRRQELVFIGQSMDEDHIRSVLNECLLTDEEFAAGPEVWSTFSDPLPEWEFVTEAVPNPS from the coding sequence ATGCCCAATCGCTCGAACAAACTTCCGGTGACAATTCTCTCAGGCTTTCTCGGTGCCGGTAAAACCACGCTCATGAACCATATTCTGCGAAACCGTGAAGGCCGCAGGGTTGCCGTTATTGTGAATGACATGAGCGAAATCAATATCGACGCCTCGTTGGTACGTGGCGGACAAGCGGCATTGAGCCGTACAGAAGAGCAACTCGTTGAGATGACCAATGGCTGCATTTGCTGCACGCTCCGTGAGGATCTTCTCATCGAAGTTGCCAAACTGGCCCGCGACGATCGCTTCGACTATCTGCTGATTGAATCGACTGGAATCTCAGAACCCTTACCGGTCGCTGAGACATTCACTTTCGAAGACGAGAATGGAATTTCGCTTGGGGATGTTTCAGAGCTTGATACTCTCGTGACCGTTGTCGACGCGAAAAATTTCCACAAAGACCTGACTTCACTCGACGAATTACGTGATCGCAATCTGGGGTTAGACGAGACCGACGATCGTGACATTTCGATGTTGCTGATCGATCAAATTGAATTCGCCAATGTCATTCTGCTCAACAAGGTCGACCTTGTCAGCGAAGATGAACGGCTGCGAGTTGAAAAGTTCCTCCAAAAACTCAATCCCGCAGCAAAGATCATCTCCACAACGAATTCCAACGTTCCATTGTCAGAAGTGATGCACACCCAGCGATTCTCTTCCGACTGGGCCGAGGAAAACGATCAATGGATGTCGACACCGCGTGAAGCTGTTGAATCGGAATCCGAAGAGTACGGCATCTCCCATTTTGTCTATCGATCTCGTCGACCATTCCATCCAGAACGTCTCGAGAGAGAACTGAATAAAGACATCGAAGCGGGCTTCCTGCGAGGAGTGTTGCGCAGCAAAGGATTCATGTGGATCGCTTCCAGAAATGACTGGGCCTGTGAATGGTCGCATGCTGGTCTGATGATTCAACTCGATCCGGCTGGCCACTGGTGGGCGGCAGCAAGCGATGAGGAATGGCCGACTGAACCAGAATTCGCCGCGGAGATCATTGCTCTTTTCCAAGGCGATTACGGAGATCGTCGACAGGAACTTGTCTTTATCGGTCAGTCGATGGATGAAGACCACATCCGATCAGTCCTCAACGAATGCTTGCTGACTGACGAAGAATTCGCTGCTGGCCCAGAAGTCTGGTCGACGTTTTCTGATCCCCTTCCCGAGTGGGAATTTGTCACCGAAGCAGTCCCCAACCCATCTTGA
- the yegS gene encoding lipid kinase YegS: MSVAKELSLIVNGKAAGNPDLRLAVEQCRSEGAEISVHVTWEAGDAARFAQELGEQKVSRLIAVGGDGTVSEVVQGLMELKDASATSVGVVPFGTANDFANGCGIPIGDPMAALQLALSATPVAIDIACCNDRCFLNVASGGFGAEVTTNTPDGLKKALGGAAYSIVGLISAIAASPDHARIVDPDGAIQQDNLLVVAVGNGRLAGGGFQVAPNAFLNDGMLDVLGIEDVDVTRLGQIFSEMKEMNAETNEFVHSVQLPAVRIESNSLMQMNLDGEPIRAESFEFRIIPKALKFLLPKDAPIQR; this comes from the coding sequence ATGTCTGTTGCTAAAGAGTTGAGTCTGATAGTGAACGGGAAAGCTGCCGGAAACCCTGACTTACGTCTGGCGGTTGAACAGTGCCGCTCAGAAGGGGCTGAGATCTCGGTACATGTCACCTGGGAAGCTGGGGACGCTGCCCGCTTCGCTCAAGAATTGGGAGAGCAGAAAGTTTCCCGCCTGATCGCTGTCGGGGGAGACGGAACGGTCAGTGAAGTCGTGCAAGGTCTCATGGAATTGAAGGACGCCTCTGCGACATCCGTGGGCGTCGTCCCTTTTGGTACAGCCAATGATTTCGCGAATGGTTGTGGAATCCCCATCGGAGACCCAATGGCTGCTTTGCAATTGGCGCTCTCAGCCACCCCCGTTGCGATCGATATCGCCTGCTGCAACGATCGATGTTTCCTGAACGTCGCCAGCGGAGGCTTCGGAGCTGAAGTCACAACAAACACTCCGGACGGTTTGAAGAAGGCATTAGGCGGAGCGGCTTATTCGATTGTCGGGCTGATCTCCGCAATTGCGGCCTCACCGGATCATGCTCGAATTGTCGATCCCGACGGAGCAATTCAGCAGGACAATCTGCTTGTCGTCGCAGTGGGGAATGGACGACTCGCAGGCGGAGGATTTCAGGTCGCCCCGAATGCGTTTCTGAACGATGGAATGCTCGACGTTCTGGGAATCGAAGATGTCGACGTGACGCGGCTCGGACAGATTTTCAGCGAGATGAAGGAAATGAACGCGGAAACCAATGAGTTCGTCCATTCGGTTCAGTTACCTGCGGTTCGAATCGAGTCGAATTCGCTGATGCAGATGAACCTAGACGGGGAACCGATTCGAGCGGAGTCTTTCGAGTTTCGGATCATCCCGAAAGCTCTCAAATTTCTTCTCCCCAAAGATGCTCCCATTCAGCGATAG
- a CDS encoding AI-2E family transporter, whose protein sequence is MRDKEFQFSPYGNALIYSGSFVLTIAGLRAASSIIIPFLLAVFLSVLFVPILQYLAKRMPYPLAISTVMVLLISLFGGIPFLVGGSLRRVLRTLPRFQEQLRRQELVLIEQLEKWGIEISEDGLAAAWDPATATLMFRNLLDSVVVTFSSGILVLIMVAFMLTESSWLANKLALIDRRSGKGAEKMGQIIVNVRRYVGIKTLISLATGLSIGFGLHLMEVQNAVVWGFIAFLLNYIPNIGSVLAGIPAVAQVLVENGLGMAVAVAFLYLVVNQILGSIIEPRLQGHGLGLSPLIVFISLLFWGWVFGPVGMLLSTPLTMVVKIALEEFEDTRWIAILLGGKPDRWMVAAETPAEKSSQA, encoded by the coding sequence ATGCGAGACAAGGAATTCCAGTTTTCTCCGTACGGAAATGCGTTGATCTACAGCGGAAGTTTCGTCTTGACGATCGCCGGGCTGCGCGCGGCATCGTCGATCATTATTCCCTTTCTCCTGGCTGTTTTCTTAAGTGTGTTGTTTGTTCCGATCCTGCAGTATCTGGCAAAACGCATGCCATACCCGCTCGCGATTTCCACGGTCATGGTGTTGCTGATCTCGCTGTTTGGAGGCATTCCGTTTCTGGTGGGTGGTTCGTTGCGTCGAGTGCTTCGCACGCTGCCACGTTTTCAGGAACAGCTTCGTCGGCAGGAACTTGTTCTCATCGAACAGCTTGAGAAGTGGGGAATCGAGATTTCCGAAGATGGTCTCGCAGCTGCTTGGGACCCAGCCACAGCAACGCTCATGTTTCGCAATCTTCTCGACAGCGTGGTCGTGACCTTCAGCAGCGGAATTCTGGTGTTGATCATGGTGGCGTTCATGTTGACAGAGAGCAGCTGGTTGGCGAACAAGCTGGCTCTGATTGATCGGCGATCAGGTAAGGGAGCCGAAAAGATGGGGCAGATCATCGTGAACGTTCGGCGTTACGTCGGGATTAAGACATTGATCAGCCTCGCGACAGGCTTGTCGATCGGGTTTGGCCTGCACCTGATGGAGGTGCAGAATGCTGTCGTGTGGGGCTTCATCGCTTTTCTGTTGAATTACATTCCGAATATCGGCTCGGTCCTGGCCGGAATTCCGGCGGTCGCTCAAGTGCTCGTGGAAAATGGTCTCGGAATGGCGGTCGCGGTCGCGTTTTTGTATCTGGTCGTAAATCAAATTCTTGGAAGCATCATCGAGCCACGTCTTCAAGGACACGGGCTCGGATTGTCTCCACTGATCGTTTTCATTTCACTTCTCTTTTGGGGATGGGTTTTCGGGCCCGTCGGGATGCTGCTTTCGACTCCATTAACGATGGTGGTCAAAATTGCGTTAGAGGAATTTGAAGACACTCGCTGGATCGCCATTCTTCTCGGTGGGAAACCGGACCGGTGGATGGTGGCTGCCGAAACGCCAGCTGAGAAGTCTTCGCAAGCCTGA
- a CDS encoding DUF533 domain-containing protein: protein MDAIDILGGLLKKKSSGSGSGADILKDMFGRGSRSQPQAKTPQRRTTESIEDQAKDLEDMLNVAHGRTSGGGGTSSRGPTPQPQSTSRTQIEPGGPLSPDVGSPSWGGEDRIDEQKRAMALIQAMVNAAKSDGQISREEQQSILSHLDRPDQETIDFLRSEFNKPLDVRDFAWSVPIGLEQEVYSLSLIVVDLVSEQESNYLRELAHGLRLSASTCEQIRRQIHSRSR from the coding sequence ATGGACGCGATTGATATTCTTGGCGGGCTGTTGAAGAAGAAGTCTTCAGGATCTGGATCAGGCGCGGACATTCTGAAGGATATGTTTGGACGTGGAAGCCGTTCCCAGCCGCAGGCGAAAACTCCACAGCGACGGACGACTGAGTCGATCGAGGACCAGGCGAAAGACCTCGAAGACATGCTCAACGTCGCCCACGGACGCACCTCCGGAGGTGGAGGGACTTCGTCGAGAGGCCCAACGCCCCAGCCTCAATCGACGTCTCGAACGCAAATCGAACCGGGTGGCCCGCTTTCTCCGGATGTTGGTTCTCCATCGTGGGGTGGCGAAGACCGGATTGATGAGCAGAAGAGGGCGATGGCACTCATTCAAGCCATGGTGAACGCTGCTAAAAGTGATGGTCAGATCAGTCGGGAAGAACAGCAGAGCATTCTGAGTCACCTTGACCGCCCCGATCAGGAGACAATCGACTTCCTTCGATCAGAGTTCAACAAGCCGCTTGATGTCCGCGATTTCGCATGGTCCGTTCCGATCGGTCTCGAACAGGAAGTCTATTCTCTCTCCCTGATCGTCGTTGATCTCGTTTCAGAACAAGAGTCGAATTATCTCCGTGAACTGGCCCACGGACTGAGGCTGTCCGCATCGACTTGTGAGCAAATCCGTCGGCAAATTCACAGTCGTTCAAGATGA
- a CDS encoding DUF4870 domain-containing protein, whose protein sequence is MSISDEIERLAQLRDQGQLTDDEFHEAKSQLLSGGHVGESAQFADQIFGMSTKSWCMLMHFSQLLNCAPGAGMIAPICMWVLSKEQSAEADRHGAVITNWVITSLIYSVVFGLLIFVIIGIPLMFALVLALVVFPIVGGLKALNGELWRYPMSIEFITVPADPDEFYEEDSYF, encoded by the coding sequence ATGTCAATTAGCGACGAAATCGAACGACTTGCTCAGCTTCGCGACCAAGGTCAATTGACCGATGATGAGTTTCACGAGGCGAAGTCACAGCTCTTGTCCGGAGGTCATGTCGGAGAGAGTGCACAGTTCGCCGATCAGATCTTCGGCATGTCGACGAAATCGTGGTGCATGCTGATGCACTTTTCACAGCTTCTCAATTGTGCGCCGGGAGCTGGGATGATCGCCCCGATCTGCATGTGGGTGCTTAGTAAAGAGCAGTCTGCAGAAGCGGACCGGCATGGAGCTGTCATCACGAACTGGGTCATCACAAGCCTGATCTACTCCGTCGTCTTCGGGCTTTTGATATTTGTGATCATCGGCATCCCGCTCATGTTCGCGCTCGTTCTGGCTTTGGTCGTCTTTCCCATTGTCGGAGGGCTTAAGGCGCTGAACGGCGAACTTTGGCGTTATCCGATGAGCATCGAGTTCATCACTGTCCCTGCAGACCCCGACGAATTCTATGAAGAGGATTCGTACTTCTAA
- a CDS encoding DNA-binding transcriptional regulator: MRKHDEWSVFLEQRDLSSDPPLWLNHWNGDGILSRATTSRLADAVAAKGIPLVELTDRREDLGFCHVWSDDAKIGKLAAEHLLDRGFRHLAFCGFSGEAWSERRQNAYENTVRQKLGDSAVYNSTWFGTAARPWEEEQEHLSRWINELEKPVGIFACNDVRGQQILDTCFQDDVAVPEEVAVIGVDNDEILCQLCRPPLSSVVPNAELVGYRAAETLSKLMNGEHVDEPKVFVPPLGISTRQSTDVVAIEDQTVASALRFIRENACSGITVEDVLQIVPMSRSSLERKMRKYLNRSPQQEIRKVQVKRAQQLLTETDLPLEKIANLCGFQHPEYMHVVFRREIGQTPGAYRKRGRT; encoded by the coding sequence ATGCGCAAGCATGATGAGTGGTCCGTTTTTCTTGAACAGCGCGACCTCTCCAGCGACCCTCCGCTGTGGCTGAATCACTGGAACGGAGATGGAATTCTATCGAGAGCAACGACCTCACGACTCGCCGATGCAGTCGCTGCCAAGGGTATTCCGCTGGTGGAATTGACCGACCGACGCGAAGACCTCGGTTTCTGTCACGTCTGGTCTGACGACGCCAAAATCGGCAAACTCGCGGCCGAGCACCTTCTGGACCGCGGATTTCGCCACCTTGCCTTTTGCGGTTTCAGCGGCGAAGCCTGGTCTGAAAGACGGCAAAACGCCTACGAAAACACAGTGCGACAAAAACTCGGGGACTCCGCAGTTTACAACTCCACCTGGTTTGGAACGGCTGCTCGCCCATGGGAGGAAGAGCAAGAACACCTCTCGCGATGGATCAACGAGTTGGAGAAACCGGTCGGAATTTTCGCGTGCAATGACGTGCGAGGCCAACAGATTCTCGACACCTGTTTTCAGGATGACGTGGCCGTCCCGGAAGAAGTTGCCGTGATCGGCGTCGACAACGACGAGATCCTCTGCCAGCTTTGCCGCCCTCCTCTTTCGAGTGTAGTCCCGAATGCAGAACTCGTTGGGTATCGTGCTGCGGAGACGCTTTCGAAACTCATGAACGGCGAGCATGTCGACGAGCCGAAAGTCTTTGTTCCGCCGCTTGGAATCTCGACTCGACAGTCGACCGACGTCGTGGCCATTGAAGACCAAACGGTCGCTTCGGCACTACGTTTCATCCGCGAAAATGCCTGCAGCGGAATTACGGTCGAAGATGTTTTACAGATCGTACCCATGTCGAGAAGCTCACTCGAACGGAAGATGCGGAAGTACCTCAACCGGTCACCGCAACAAGAGATTCGTAAGGTGCAGGTGAAGCGGGCACAACAGCTCCTCACCGAGACGGATCTCCCTCTCGAAAAAATCGCGAACCTGTGTGGGTTCCAACATCCCGAATACATGCACGTCGTCTTTCGCCGCGAAATCGGACAGACTCCCGGAGCTTATCGCAAACGGGGAAGAACATAG
- the hemL gene encoding glutamate-1-semialdehyde 2,1-aminomutase: MNRSRSAAEFERAKKVIPGGVNSPARAFGGVGGTPVFIERGERQYLFDIDGNRYLDFIGSWGPHILGHCHPKVTQAIEAATKLGTSFGAPTVRESDLAELIVELIPSIEMVRMVNSGTEATMSAVRLARGFTGRDKIIKFSGCYHGHVDSLLVQAGSGALTLGTPSSPGIPEGCTRDTHLLEYNDVEQLNAAFDQFGDEIACVILEPVVGNMGVVVPTSDFLSTLRSRCTNSGAVLIFDEVMTGFRVSLGGAQELFGITPDLTTLGKIVGGGLPVGAYGGRADIMQTVSPVGPVYQAGTLSGNPLATAAGLATLTELRDSNPYPELATKTTRLAEDLSAAARKHGIDHTVANVGSMFTLFFNPDQVVNFTVSARNQTERFATYFHGMLDRGIYLPCSQFEANFLGAEHTEQDLENTVNAAKEVFATL; the protein is encoded by the coding sequence ATGAATCGTTCGCGAAGTGCTGCGGAGTTCGAACGCGCCAAGAAAGTGATCCCCGGAGGTGTCAACAGTCCTGCGAGAGCCTTCGGAGGAGTGGGTGGAACCCCCGTCTTCATCGAACGCGGTGAGCGACAGTACCTCTTCGACATCGATGGAAATCGCTACCTCGACTTCATCGGCTCGTGGGGACCTCACATTCTGGGACACTGTCACCCGAAGGTTACTCAGGCAATTGAAGCTGCCACCAAACTCGGGACAAGTTTCGGAGCCCCCACGGTTCGCGAGTCTGATCTCGCTGAGTTGATTGTCGAACTCATCCCTTCGATCGAGATGGTTCGGATGGTGAACTCTGGAACCGAAGCGACGATGAGCGCTGTCCGACTGGCTCGAGGATTCACCGGTCGCGACAAGATCATCAAATTCTCAGGCTGCTATCACGGTCATGTCGACAGTTTGCTTGTCCAGGCTGGCAGTGGTGCTCTGACTCTTGGAACGCCTTCGAGTCCAGGAATCCCCGAAGGCTGCACGCGCGACACTCATTTGCTGGAGTACAACGACGTCGAGCAATTGAATGCGGCGTTCGATCAATTCGGGGATGAGATCGCGTGCGTAATTCTGGAACCGGTCGTGGGAAACATGGGAGTGGTCGTCCCGACGAGTGATTTTCTGTCGACGCTGCGATCACGTTGTACGAATTCCGGAGCCGTTTTGATTTTCGACGAAGTCATGACCGGCTTTCGGGTCTCGCTCGGCGGAGCCCAGGAACTGTTCGGAATTACTCCAGATCTGACAACTCTCGGAAAGATTGTCGGTGGTGGATTACCGGTCGGAGCTTACGGAGGACGGGCAGACATCATGCAGACCGTCTCGCCGGTTGGACCCGTCTATCAAGCGGGCACACTTTCAGGAAATCCGCTTGCGACAGCTGCGGGGTTGGCCACTTTGACAGAACTTCGAGACAGCAATCCTTATCCGGAGCTTGCTACGAAGACGACTCGTCTGGCGGAAGATCTGTCCGCTGCAGCTCGCAAGCACGGAATCGATCACACTGTCGCGAATGTTGGGAGCATGTTTACGCTCTTCTTCAATCCGGATCAGGTCGTCAACTTCACCGTCTCCGCTCGAAATCAAACCGAACGGTTCGCAACCTATTTCCATGGGATGCTGGATCGTGGGATTTATCTCCCATGTAGTCAGTTCGAAGCAAATTTCCTCGGTGCGGAACACACAGAACAAGATTTAGAAAACACAGTCAACGCTGCGAAAGAGGTTTTCGCAACTCTCTAA
- a CDS encoding phospholipid scramblase-related protein: MHEALQRNLFLVIEHVGMFKSASNYDVYDPSSGEMILHCREPRLGWITKMLRFTDYKTLTPFEIYITSPDGEPVISVHRGVSLFLSKVDVHDDDGDRIGGFKQKLFSIGGAFHVLGENDEILCDLKGSFTGWEFRFLHDGIELAKVSKKWNGLGKEMFTSADNYMLEISEEVPMDNPIRMLILGSVMCIDMVLKEA; the protein is encoded by the coding sequence ATGCATGAAGCACTGCAACGTAACCTGTTTCTGGTCATAGAACATGTTGGAATGTTCAAATCGGCCAGCAACTACGACGTGTACGATCCTTCGTCCGGAGAAATGATTCTGCATTGCCGTGAGCCGCGTCTGGGGTGGATCACCAAGATGTTGAGATTCACCGACTATAAGACATTAACTCCCTTCGAGATCTACATCACCAGCCCAGATGGTGAACCGGTCATCTCGGTCCACCGTGGCGTTTCCTTATTCCTGTCGAAAGTGGACGTTCATGACGACGATGGAGATCGCATCGGAGGGTTCAAGCAGAAACTCTTTTCAATTGGCGGAGCGTTTCACGTTCTCGGAGAGAATGACGAGATCCTCTGCGACCTGAAAGGAAGTTTCACCGGCTGGGAATTTCGCTTTCTCCATGATGGAATTGAACTCGCGAAAGTTTCGAAGAAATGGAACGGGCTCGGCAAAGAGATGTTCACCAGCGCTGATAACTACATGCTTGAGATCTCCGAGGAAGTCCCGATGGACAATCCCATCCGGATGCTGATCCTCGGGTCGGTCATGTGTATCGATATGGTTCTCAAAGAGGCCTAA